In Physeter macrocephalus isolate SW-GA chromosome 2, ASM283717v5, whole genome shotgun sequence, a single window of DNA contains:
- the LOC114487334 gene encoding basic proline-rich protein-like, with protein MCLTTAAFRALPNSTALAVFTASREDSSGQDRAATLGKAEFKLHLLQSSPCHQGSSLNFYITDRHFVQNNEKKFFREKTNKQTKPQEVQQISAPAEASRGRRRRPRSSAALCGEGRAGAAGSAHRAGRQVMRAARPAPPRLADTGGAGSRREQSCPPPPPPPPPPPPRPPPTRPPGPAALPRPPARPARAPLRFGGGCAVPGSGRRVAPPSAFGKKGGGTRETPAHCGLPPPPPPGSAPPGRAVSKFRGERGGGEGAAAAAARVLARCLPGGGARAAGARRARAVPARSRALSPRLPSPGGRTRPPARGQDKERGGDPAGWPLTPLAAEPVPEKAGARAPSRGAAVPRGGFRPEPASGARLPIGLPDPQAGARVIPGAGRISCPYTRASVVNGAPTPGQGPGARGRESPAALEDWSLMGVVDEARHAGGGKLPLDPPALAI; from the exons ATGTGTCTCACAACGGCAGCGTTCAGGGCTTTACCGAACTCAA CTGCTCTGGCCGTTTTCACGGCGAGCAGAGAAGATTCATCCGGCCAAGACCGAGCTGCCACCCTGGGAAAAGCAGAATTCAAACTGCACCTTCTGCAAAGCTCCCCGTGCCATCAAGGTTCCTCGCTCAATTTTTACATCACGGACCGACATTTTGTCCAAAATaacgaaaaaaaatttttcagagaaaaaacaaacaaacaaacaaagccccaAGAAGTGCAACAAATTTCCGCGCCCGCCGAGGCGAGCCGCGGCCGGCGACGGCGGCCACGCAGCTCCGCGGCCCTTTGTGGGGAGGGCCGCGCGGGGGCCGCGGGCAGCGCTCACCGCGCCGGGCGCCAAGTGATGCGAGCAGCCCGGCCGGCCCCGCCGCGGCTCGCGGACACCGGCGGCGCGGGCTCCCGGCGCGAACAAAgctgcccgcccccgccccctcccccaccgccgccgccgccccggccGCCCCCCACGCGgccccccggccccgccgcctTACCTCGGCCGCCCGCCCGGCCCGCTCGCGCGCCGCTACgat TCGGAGGAGGTTGTGCAGTGCCGGGCTCCGGCCGGAGGGTGGCGCCGCCCAGCGCCTTCggaaaaaaggggggg GGGACGCGGGAGACCCCCGCGCACTGTggcctcccgccgccgccgccgcccggctcGGCTCCTCCCGGCCGCGCAGTCAGCAAGTTCCGAGGCGagcgcgggggaggggagggcgcggcggcggcggcggcgcgcgtGCTCGCTCGCTGCTTGCCTGGCGGAGGGGCGCGCGCCGCCGGCGCCCGGCGGGCGCGAGCTGTTCCGGCGCGCTCCCGCGCTCTCTCTCCGCGCCTCCCTTCACCCGGGGGGCGCACGCGTCCGCCCGCGCGCGGCCAGGACAAAGAGCGCGGCGGGGACCCGGCGGGCTGGCCCCTGACGCCCTTGGCCGCGGAGCCGGTACCGGAGAAGGCGGGGGCGCGGGCGCCGTCTCGCGGGGCCGCTGTGCCGCGGGGTGGCTTCCGGCCTGAGCCCGCCTCCGGAGCGAGGCTGCCCATTGGACTACCCGACCCGCAGGCTGGGGCCAGGGTCATCCCCGGGGCTGGCCGCATCTCCTGTCCCTACACACGGGCCAGCGTGGTCAACGGGGCCCCCACGCCTGGGCAAGGGCCCGGGGCGCGTGGCCGGGAGTCCCCTGCTGCCCTGGAAGACTGGAGCCTAATGGGTGTCGTTGACGAAGCCAGGCACGCAGGCGGAGGAAAGCTGCCTCTTGACCCTCCT